A section of the Papio anubis isolate 15944 chromosome 4, Panubis1.0, whole genome shotgun sequence genome encodes:
- the ZNF775 gene encoding zinc finger protein 775 isoform X1 has protein sequence MARPASQSDTRTRPACPGNGQGREPGAQVALGVAVPVNLSHKVKGAGLVMKVKQEKPERLLQILAPQVMLAEKDKENIFQQHPGLPPRQTMGRPRALGGQEESGSPRWAPPTEHDAGLAGRAPGSASGPLSPSLSAGEGHFVCLDCGKRFSWWSSLKIHQRTHTGEKPYLCGKCGKSFSQKPNLARHQRHHTGERPFCCPECARRFSQKQHLLKHQKTHSRPATHSCPECERCFRHQVGLRIHQRAHARDRQGSRAGLHELLRDAAARRACRLRPGPPRGRPEWAWLGLCQGWWGQPGARTAVSGSSGPGEPRQFICNECGKSFTWWSSLNIHQRIHTGERPYACPECGRRFSQKPNLTRHLRNHTGERPHPCPHCGRGFRQKQHLLKHLRTHLPGAQAAPCPSCGKSCRSRAALRAHQRAHAAAEPAVPAGEPGDQLQAEAIPGLAARPRSSQRSPGARDALWGRGRAGLTGPGEPRQFICNECGKSFSWWSALTIHQRIHTGERPYPCPECGRRFSQKPNLTRHRRNHTGERPYLCPACGRGFSQKQHLLKHQRVHRAAPACSPKEEAR, from the coding sequence GAGCTGGGTTGGTGATGAAGGTCAAGCAGGAGAAGCCGGAGCGGCTGCTGCAGATTCTGGCACCGCAGGTCATGCTTGCGGAGAAGGACAAGGAGAACATCTTCCAGCAGCACCCGGGCCTCCCGCCACGCCAGACCATGGGGCGGCCTCGAGCCCTGGGGGGACAGGAGGAGtctgggagtccaaggtgggcccCTCCCACTGAGCATGATGCGGGGCTGGCAGGCCGGGCTCCCGGGTCAGCCTCCGGTCCCCTGAGCCCCTCGCTTTCCGCCGGCGAGGGTCACTTTGTGTGCCTGGACTGCGGGAAGAGGTTCAGCTGGTGGTCGTCCCTGAAAATCCACCAGCGCACCCACACCGGGGAGAAGCCGTACCTCTGCGGCAAGTGTGGCAAGAGCTTCAGCCAGAAGCCGAACCTGGCGCGCCACCAGCGGCACCACACTGGTGAGCGACCCTTCTGCTGCCCCGAGTGCGCGCGGCGCTTCAGCCAGAAGCAGCACCTGCTGAAGCACCAGAAGACCCACTCCCGGCCCGCCACCCACTCGTGCCCCGAGTGCGAGCGTTGCTTCCGTCACCAGGTGGGCCTCCGCATCCACCAGCGCGCGCACGCCCGGGACCGCCAGGGCTCCCGCGCCGGCCTGCACGAGCTGCTTCGGGACGCGGCGGCGCGCAGGGCCTGTCGCCTGCGGCCGGGGCCGCCGCGGGGGCGCCCCGAGTGGGCCTGGCTGGGGCTCTGCCAGGGCTGGTGGGGCCAGCCTGGGGCCCGGACCGCGGTCTCCGGCTCCTCGGGGCCGGGCGAGCCGCGCCAGTTCATCTGCAACGAGTGTGGCAAGAGCTTCACCTGGTGGTCGTCGCTGAACATCCACCAGCGCATCCACACTGGCGAGCGGCCCTATGCGTGCCCCGAGTGCGGCCGCCGCTTCAGCCAGAAGCCCAACCTGACAAGGCACCTGCGCAACCACACGGGCGAGCGCCCGCACCCCTGCCCGCACTGCGGCCGCGGCTTCCGCCAGAAGCAGCACCTGCTCAAGCACCTGCGCACGCACCTGCCCGGCGCCCAGGCCGCGCCCTGCCCCAGCTGCGGTAAAAGCTGCCGCAGCCGCGCCGCACTGCGCGCCCACCAGCGCGCCCACGCTGCCGCTGAGCCCGCCGTTCCGGCCGGGGAACCGGGCGACCAGCTGCAGGCCGAGGCCATCCCAGGCTTGGCCGCGCGGCCGCGGAGCTCCCAACGGTCCCCGGGGGCCCGGGACGCGCTGTGGGGCCGGGGACGCGCGGGCCTCACCGGGCCTGGCGAGCCGCGCCAGTTCATCTGCAACGAGTGCGGCAAGAGCTTCTCGTGGTGGTCGGCGCTCACCATCCACCAGCGCATCCACACTGGCGAGCGGCCCTACCCGTGCCCCGAGTGCGGCCGCCGCTTCAGCCAGAAGCCCAATCTGACGCGGCACCGGCGCAACCACACAGGCGAGCGGCCCTACCTGTGTCCCGCCTGCGGCCGCGGCTTCAGCCAGAAGCAGCATCTGCTCAAGCACCAGCGTGTACATCGCGCGGCCCCTGCGTGCAGCCCCAAGGAGGAAGCGCGCTAG
- the ZNF775 gene encoding zinc finger protein 775 isoform X2: MEGGLAGDRTGAGLVMKVKQEKPERLLQILAPQVMLAEKDKENIFQQHPGLPPRQTMGRPRALGGQEESGSPRWAPPTEHDAGLAGRAPGSASGPLSPSLSAGEGHFVCLDCGKRFSWWSSLKIHQRTHTGEKPYLCGKCGKSFSQKPNLARHQRHHTGERPFCCPECARRFSQKQHLLKHQKTHSRPATHSCPECERCFRHQVGLRIHQRAHARDRQGSRAGLHELLRDAAARRACRLRPGPPRGRPEWAWLGLCQGWWGQPGARTAVSGSSGPGEPRQFICNECGKSFTWWSSLNIHQRIHTGERPYACPECGRRFSQKPNLTRHLRNHTGERPHPCPHCGRGFRQKQHLLKHLRTHLPGAQAAPCPSCGKSCRSRAALRAHQRAHAAAEPAVPAGEPGDQLQAEAIPGLAARPRSSQRSPGARDALWGRGRAGLTGPGEPRQFICNECGKSFSWWSALTIHQRIHTGERPYPCPECGRRFSQKPNLTRHRRNHTGERPYLCPACGRGFSQKQHLLKHQRVHRAAPACSPKEEAR; this comes from the coding sequence GAGCTGGGTTGGTGATGAAGGTCAAGCAGGAGAAGCCGGAGCGGCTGCTGCAGATTCTGGCACCGCAGGTCATGCTTGCGGAGAAGGACAAGGAGAACATCTTCCAGCAGCACCCGGGCCTCCCGCCACGCCAGACCATGGGGCGGCCTCGAGCCCTGGGGGGACAGGAGGAGtctgggagtccaaggtgggcccCTCCCACTGAGCATGATGCGGGGCTGGCAGGCCGGGCTCCCGGGTCAGCCTCCGGTCCCCTGAGCCCCTCGCTTTCCGCCGGCGAGGGTCACTTTGTGTGCCTGGACTGCGGGAAGAGGTTCAGCTGGTGGTCGTCCCTGAAAATCCACCAGCGCACCCACACCGGGGAGAAGCCGTACCTCTGCGGCAAGTGTGGCAAGAGCTTCAGCCAGAAGCCGAACCTGGCGCGCCACCAGCGGCACCACACTGGTGAGCGACCCTTCTGCTGCCCCGAGTGCGCGCGGCGCTTCAGCCAGAAGCAGCACCTGCTGAAGCACCAGAAGACCCACTCCCGGCCCGCCACCCACTCGTGCCCCGAGTGCGAGCGTTGCTTCCGTCACCAGGTGGGCCTCCGCATCCACCAGCGCGCGCACGCCCGGGACCGCCAGGGCTCCCGCGCCGGCCTGCACGAGCTGCTTCGGGACGCGGCGGCGCGCAGGGCCTGTCGCCTGCGGCCGGGGCCGCCGCGGGGGCGCCCCGAGTGGGCCTGGCTGGGGCTCTGCCAGGGCTGGTGGGGCCAGCCTGGGGCCCGGACCGCGGTCTCCGGCTCCTCGGGGCCGGGCGAGCCGCGCCAGTTCATCTGCAACGAGTGTGGCAAGAGCTTCACCTGGTGGTCGTCGCTGAACATCCACCAGCGCATCCACACTGGCGAGCGGCCCTATGCGTGCCCCGAGTGCGGCCGCCGCTTCAGCCAGAAGCCCAACCTGACAAGGCACCTGCGCAACCACACGGGCGAGCGCCCGCACCCCTGCCCGCACTGCGGCCGCGGCTTCCGCCAGAAGCAGCACCTGCTCAAGCACCTGCGCACGCACCTGCCCGGCGCCCAGGCCGCGCCCTGCCCCAGCTGCGGTAAAAGCTGCCGCAGCCGCGCCGCACTGCGCGCCCACCAGCGCGCCCACGCTGCCGCTGAGCCCGCCGTTCCGGCCGGGGAACCGGGCGACCAGCTGCAGGCCGAGGCCATCCCAGGCTTGGCCGCGCGGCCGCGGAGCTCCCAACGGTCCCCGGGGGCCCGGGACGCGCTGTGGGGCCGGGGACGCGCGGGCCTCACCGGGCCTGGCGAGCCGCGCCAGTTCATCTGCAACGAGTGCGGCAAGAGCTTCTCGTGGTGGTCGGCGCTCACCATCCACCAGCGCATCCACACTGGCGAGCGGCCCTACCCGTGCCCCGAGTGCGGCCGCCGCTTCAGCCAGAAGCCCAATCTGACGCGGCACCGGCGCAACCACACAGGCGAGCGGCCCTACCTGTGTCCCGCCTGCGGCCGCGGCTTCAGCCAGAAGCAGCATCTGCTCAAGCACCAGCGTGTACATCGCGCGGCCCCTGCGTGCAGCCCCAAGGAGGAAGCGCGCTAG
- the ZNF775 gene encoding zinc finger protein 775 isoform X3, producing MKVKQEKPERLLQILAPQVMLAEKDKENIFQQHPGLPPRQTMGRPRALGGQEESGSPRWAPPTEHDAGLAGRAPGSASGPLSPSLSAGEGHFVCLDCGKRFSWWSSLKIHQRTHTGEKPYLCGKCGKSFSQKPNLARHQRHHTGERPFCCPECARRFSQKQHLLKHQKTHSRPATHSCPECERCFRHQVGLRIHQRAHARDRQGSRAGLHELLRDAAARRACRLRPGPPRGRPEWAWLGLCQGWWGQPGARTAVSGSSGPGEPRQFICNECGKSFTWWSSLNIHQRIHTGERPYACPECGRRFSQKPNLTRHLRNHTGERPHPCPHCGRGFRQKQHLLKHLRTHLPGAQAAPCPSCGKSCRSRAALRAHQRAHAAAEPAVPAGEPGDQLQAEAIPGLAARPRSSQRSPGARDALWGRGRAGLTGPGEPRQFICNECGKSFSWWSALTIHQRIHTGERPYPCPECGRRFSQKPNLTRHRRNHTGERPYLCPACGRGFSQKQHLLKHQRVHRAAPACSPKEEAR from the coding sequence ATGAAGGTCAAGCAGGAGAAGCCGGAGCGGCTGCTGCAGATTCTGGCACCGCAGGTCATGCTTGCGGAGAAGGACAAGGAGAACATCTTCCAGCAGCACCCGGGCCTCCCGCCACGCCAGACCATGGGGCGGCCTCGAGCCCTGGGGGGACAGGAGGAGtctgggagtccaaggtgggcccCTCCCACTGAGCATGATGCGGGGCTGGCAGGCCGGGCTCCCGGGTCAGCCTCCGGTCCCCTGAGCCCCTCGCTTTCCGCCGGCGAGGGTCACTTTGTGTGCCTGGACTGCGGGAAGAGGTTCAGCTGGTGGTCGTCCCTGAAAATCCACCAGCGCACCCACACCGGGGAGAAGCCGTACCTCTGCGGCAAGTGTGGCAAGAGCTTCAGCCAGAAGCCGAACCTGGCGCGCCACCAGCGGCACCACACTGGTGAGCGACCCTTCTGCTGCCCCGAGTGCGCGCGGCGCTTCAGCCAGAAGCAGCACCTGCTGAAGCACCAGAAGACCCACTCCCGGCCCGCCACCCACTCGTGCCCCGAGTGCGAGCGTTGCTTCCGTCACCAGGTGGGCCTCCGCATCCACCAGCGCGCGCACGCCCGGGACCGCCAGGGCTCCCGCGCCGGCCTGCACGAGCTGCTTCGGGACGCGGCGGCGCGCAGGGCCTGTCGCCTGCGGCCGGGGCCGCCGCGGGGGCGCCCCGAGTGGGCCTGGCTGGGGCTCTGCCAGGGCTGGTGGGGCCAGCCTGGGGCCCGGACCGCGGTCTCCGGCTCCTCGGGGCCGGGCGAGCCGCGCCAGTTCATCTGCAACGAGTGTGGCAAGAGCTTCACCTGGTGGTCGTCGCTGAACATCCACCAGCGCATCCACACTGGCGAGCGGCCCTATGCGTGCCCCGAGTGCGGCCGCCGCTTCAGCCAGAAGCCCAACCTGACAAGGCACCTGCGCAACCACACGGGCGAGCGCCCGCACCCCTGCCCGCACTGCGGCCGCGGCTTCCGCCAGAAGCAGCACCTGCTCAAGCACCTGCGCACGCACCTGCCCGGCGCCCAGGCCGCGCCCTGCCCCAGCTGCGGTAAAAGCTGCCGCAGCCGCGCCGCACTGCGCGCCCACCAGCGCGCCCACGCTGCCGCTGAGCCCGCCGTTCCGGCCGGGGAACCGGGCGACCAGCTGCAGGCCGAGGCCATCCCAGGCTTGGCCGCGCGGCCGCGGAGCTCCCAACGGTCCCCGGGGGCCCGGGACGCGCTGTGGGGCCGGGGACGCGCGGGCCTCACCGGGCCTGGCGAGCCGCGCCAGTTCATCTGCAACGAGTGCGGCAAGAGCTTCTCGTGGTGGTCGGCGCTCACCATCCACCAGCGCATCCACACTGGCGAGCGGCCCTACCCGTGCCCCGAGTGCGGCCGCCGCTTCAGCCAGAAGCCCAATCTGACGCGGCACCGGCGCAACCACACAGGCGAGCGGCCCTACCTGTGTCCCGCCTGCGGCCGCGGCTTCAGCCAGAAGCAGCATCTGCTCAAGCACCAGCGTGTACATCGCGCGGCCCCTGCGTGCAGCCCCAAGGAGGAAGCGCGCTAG